One segment of Phragmites australis chromosome 13, lpPhrAust1.1, whole genome shotgun sequence DNA contains the following:
- the LOC133889249 gene encoding putative glycine-rich cell wall structural protein 1 — MAASTRGSAGALLLLAFLGFAATLPSSANARHFPRKDGTSASDINSKKLSWPPLFWKSGSGHGSGSGHGFGWTISHGGPNTTIGFGGGVGGGDGTTRDGGSSAGVGVGIGVGIDIGKDGVDMGIGVGGGGAMSTHNGSVSVGSSGGGGIGIHIGSDGVAVTHGGGTSIGVGSGGSASSSGSGVGHAGNATGSGQGSGTVNGGTGSGGGRGSGVGEGGYGGGGGGGTGSGSHP; from the coding sequence ATGGCTGCCTCTACCCGTGGTAGTGCAGGTGCCTTGCTCTTACTCGCATTCCTTGGCTTTGCTGCGACTCTCCCTTCTTCTGCCAATGCGAGGCATTTCCCTCGTAAGGATGGCACCAGCGCCAGCGACATCAACAGCAAGAAGCTCTCCTGGCCGCCGTTGTTCTGGAAGTCCGGCAGCGGCCATGGCTCGGGAAGCGGTCATGGGTTTGGGTGGACCATCTCACACGGTGGGCCTAACACGACCATCGGGTTCGGCGGGGGTGTTGGTGGCGGCGACGGTACTACCCGTGATGGCGGCTCTAGTGCCGGCGTCGGAGTCGGCATTGGGGTCGGTATTGACATCGGCAAGGATGGTGTGGATATGGGGATCGgtgttggtggaggtggtgCCATGAGTACCCACAACGGTAGCGTAAGTGTGGGCAGTAGCGGTGGAGGAGGCATTGGAATCCACATCGGTTCAGATGGTGTGGCTGTCACCCATGGTGGTGGCACCAGCATAGGTGTTGGCAGTGGCGGTAGTGCATCGAGCAGCGGTAGTGGTGTTGGACATGCAGGCAATGCTACAGGGAGTGGCCAAGGCTCTGGAACTGTGAATGGTGGAACAGGGAGTGGTGGGGGGCGTGGATCTGGGGTGGGCGAAGGAGGCTacggaggtggcggcgggggTGGCACGGGGAGCGGCAGTCATCCCTAA